A window from Gossypium raimondii isolate GPD5lz chromosome 7, ASM2569854v1, whole genome shotgun sequence encodes these proteins:
- the LOC105772798 gene encoding zinc finger protein 3 isoform X1: protein MESVRKEPSPSESTSCVISAPDAPSISDEQLKKPKPRLQLDLKLSTSDSDVPAFNFNQELNLIGSLNTPETPQPADSEQRVFSCNYCQRKFYSSQALGGHQNAHKRERTLAKRAQRIGVHAAFGGHPYFHHNHCSSLASFPLQGPHNRSLGIEVHSSMIHEPSRMISSSAGFGNVYGHPSWSRLPINQQPAIGKLSTENSHAISRPGSTSRASLGRFDNVMRSRMMGLGSSADDGQVIGNSWWSNGGGGGGSLNRKTELQEVHKRPSDIKFQILE from the exons ATGGAATCTGTGAGGAAAGAACCTAGTCCCTCTGAGAGTACCTCGTGTGTCATTTCAGCACCAGATGCCCCTTCAATTTCAGATGAACAACTCAAAAAGCCAAAACCCAGACTCCAACTAGATCTAAAGCTATCCACAAGTGATTCTGATGTTCCTGCCTTCAATTTCAACCAAGAACTCAATCTTATTGGTTCTTTGAACACACCAGAAACACCCCAACCTGCAGATTCTGAGCAAAGAGTTTTCTCATGCAACTATTGccaaagaaaattctacagTTCTCAAGCTCTTGGGGGACACCAAAATGCCCACAAAAGGGAGAGAACTCTAGCTAAAAGAGCTCAAAGGATAGGAGTTCATGCAGCTTTTGGAGGGCACCCATATTTCCATCACAATCACTGTTCTAGCTTGGCTTCTTTTCCACTACAAGGTCCACACAATAGATCTCTGGGAATTGAAGTGCATTCTTCAATGATCCATGAACCTTCTCGTATGATCTCTTCATCAGCTGGGTTTGGAAATGTGTATGGGCACCCTAGTTGGAGTAGGCTTCCTATAAACCAACAACCAGCAATAGGGAAGTTATCAACGGAGAATTCCCATGCAATCTCAAGACCAGGATCAACCTCTCGAGCAAGTCTCGGCAGGTTCGACAACGTAATGAGGTCAAGAATGATGGGTTTGGGTTCTTCAGCTGATGATGGTCAGGTGATTGGTAATTCTTGGTGGTCaaatggtggtggtggtggtggtagtCTGAATCGGAAGACGGAGCTGCAAGAGGTACACAAG cGTCCTAGtgatattaaatttcaaatattggaataa
- the LOC105772798 gene encoding zinc finger protein 3 isoform X4, with protein MESVRKEPSPSESTSCVISAPDAPSISDEQLKKPKPRLQLDLKLSTSDSDVPAFNFNQELNLIGSLNTPETPQPADSEQRVFSCNYCQRKFYSSQALGGHQNAHKRERTLAKRAQRIGVHAAFGGHPYFHHNHCSSLASFPLQGPHNRSLGIEVHSSMIHEPSRMISSSAGFGNVYGHPSWSRLPINQQPAIGKLSTENSHAISRPGSTSRASLGRFDNVMRSRMMGLGSSADDGQVIGNSWWSNGGGGGGSLNRKTELQEVHKG; from the exons ATGGAATCTGTGAGGAAAGAACCTAGTCCCTCTGAGAGTACCTCGTGTGTCATTTCAGCACCAGATGCCCCTTCAATTTCAGATGAACAACTCAAAAAGCCAAAACCCAGACTCCAACTAGATCTAAAGCTATCCACAAGTGATTCTGATGTTCCTGCCTTCAATTTCAACCAAGAACTCAATCTTATTGGTTCTTTGAACACACCAGAAACACCCCAACCTGCAGATTCTGAGCAAAGAGTTTTCTCATGCAACTATTGccaaagaaaattctacagTTCTCAAGCTCTTGGGGGACACCAAAATGCCCACAAAAGGGAGAGAACTCTAGCTAAAAGAGCTCAAAGGATAGGAGTTCATGCAGCTTTTGGAGGGCACCCATATTTCCATCACAATCACTGTTCTAGCTTGGCTTCTTTTCCACTACAAGGTCCACACAATAGATCTCTGGGAATTGAAGTGCATTCTTCAATGATCCATGAACCTTCTCGTATGATCTCTTCATCAGCTGGGTTTGGAAATGTGTATGGGCACCCTAGTTGGAGTAGGCTTCCTATAAACCAACAACCAGCAATAGGGAAGTTATCAACGGAGAATTCCCATGCAATCTCAAGACCAGGATCAACCTCTCGAGCAAGTCTCGGCAGGTTCGACAACGTAATGAGGTCAAGAATGATGGGTTTGGGTTCTTCAGCTGATGATGGTCAGGTGATTGGTAATTCTTGGTGGTCaaatggtggtggtggtggtggtagtCTGAATCGGAAGACGGAGCTGCAAGAGGTACACAAG GGCTGA
- the LOC105772798 gene encoding zinc finger protein 3 isoform X3 produces MESVRKEPSPSESTSCVISAPDAPSISDEQLKKPKPRLQLDLKLSTSDSDVPAFNFNQELNLIGSLNTPETPQPADSEQRVFSCNYCQRKFYSSQALGGHQNAHKRERTLAKRAQRIGVHAAFGGHPYFHHNHCSSLASFPLQGPHNRSLGIEVHSSMIHEPSRMISSSAGFGNVYGHPSWSRLPINQQPAIGKLSTENSHAISRPGSTSRASLGRFDNVMRSRMMGLGSSADDGQVIGNSWWSNGGGGGGSLNRKTELQEVHKVDLSLKL; encoded by the coding sequence ATGGAATCTGTGAGGAAAGAACCTAGTCCCTCTGAGAGTACCTCGTGTGTCATTTCAGCACCAGATGCCCCTTCAATTTCAGATGAACAACTCAAAAAGCCAAAACCCAGACTCCAACTAGATCTAAAGCTATCCACAAGTGATTCTGATGTTCCTGCCTTCAATTTCAACCAAGAACTCAATCTTATTGGTTCTTTGAACACACCAGAAACACCCCAACCTGCAGATTCTGAGCAAAGAGTTTTCTCATGCAACTATTGccaaagaaaattctacagTTCTCAAGCTCTTGGGGGACACCAAAATGCCCACAAAAGGGAGAGAACTCTAGCTAAAAGAGCTCAAAGGATAGGAGTTCATGCAGCTTTTGGAGGGCACCCATATTTCCATCACAATCACTGTTCTAGCTTGGCTTCTTTTCCACTACAAGGTCCACACAATAGATCTCTGGGAATTGAAGTGCATTCTTCAATGATCCATGAACCTTCTCGTATGATCTCTTCATCAGCTGGGTTTGGAAATGTGTATGGGCACCCTAGTTGGAGTAGGCTTCCTATAAACCAACAACCAGCAATAGGGAAGTTATCAACGGAGAATTCCCATGCAATCTCAAGACCAGGATCAACCTCTCGAGCAAGTCTCGGCAGGTTCGACAACGTAATGAGGTCAAGAATGATGGGTTTGGGTTCTTCAGCTGATGATGGTCAGGTGATTGGTAATTCTTGGTGGTCaaatggtggtggtggtggtggtagtCTGAATCGGAAGACGGAGCTGCAAGAGGTACACAAGGTTGACCTTTCCCTCAAGCTCTAA
- the LOC105772720 gene encoding uncharacterized protein LOC105772720 isoform X2, with protein sequence MVLLVGDSIKEAYARTRVQKPGKPQALVSRREHLYGNKLYTTKARFGSKRKEISIECKAMKEGAELCFSVDNQRVLQIKRLKWKFRGNERIEVDGVSVQVSWDVYNWLFDQELNNGHAVFMFKFENDEAVSPLKEKEGIFLCQQSSPSIGEKMRKSMWMTARSSSSSSISTSSASSGGSSSVLEWASVEESELSAPTGFSLLVYAWKK encoded by the coding sequence ATGGTACTTCTTGTTGGTGATTCTATCAAAGAAGCTTATGCCCGAACTAGAGTTCAAAAGCCTGGGAAACCCCAAGCTCTTGTTTCGAGAAGAGAGCATCTATATGGCAACAAATTGTACACCACAAAAGCCAGATTTGGTAGCAAAAGGAAAGAAATCTCCATTGAATGTAAGGCCATGAAGGAGGGTGCAGAGCTTTGTTTTAGCGTTGATAACCAAAGGGTATTACAAATAAAGcgattaaaatggaaatttagaGGGAATGAGCGGATTGAAGTAGATGGGGTCTCAGTTCAAGTGTCGTGGGACGTATATAACTGGTTGTTTGATCAGGAATTAAACAATGGGCATGCAGTTTTCATGTTTAAGTTTGAGAATGACGAAGCAGTGAGTCCTTTGAAGGAGAAGGAAGGGATCTTTTTGTGTCAACAAAGTTCACCTAGTATTGGGGAAAAGATGAGGAAAAGCATGTGGATGACTGCTAGAAGCTCATCCTCTTCTTCAATATCGACGTCTTCAGCTTCATCAGGAGGAAGCTCGTCGGTGCTGGAATGGGCAAGCGTTGAGGAGAGCGAGTTAAGTGCTCCTACCGGCTTCTCTTTGCTTGTCTACGCCTGGAAAAAGTGa
- the LOC105772798 gene encoding zinc finger protein 3 isoform X2: MESVRKEPSPSESTSCVISAPDAPSISDEQLKKPKPRLQLDLKLSTSDSDVPAFNFNQELNLIGSLNTPETPQPADSEQRVFSCNYCQRKFYSSQALGGHQNAHKRERTLAKRAQRIGVHAAFGGHPYFHHNHCSSLASFPLQGPHNRSLGIEVHSSMIHEPSRMISSSAGFGNVYGHPSWSRLPINQQPAIGKLSTENSHAISRPGSTSRASLGRFDNVMRSRMMGLGSSADDGQVIGNSWWSNGGGGGGSLNRKTELQERPSDIKFQILE; the protein is encoded by the exons ATGGAATCTGTGAGGAAAGAACCTAGTCCCTCTGAGAGTACCTCGTGTGTCATTTCAGCACCAGATGCCCCTTCAATTTCAGATGAACAACTCAAAAAGCCAAAACCCAGACTCCAACTAGATCTAAAGCTATCCACAAGTGATTCTGATGTTCCTGCCTTCAATTTCAACCAAGAACTCAATCTTATTGGTTCTTTGAACACACCAGAAACACCCCAACCTGCAGATTCTGAGCAAAGAGTTTTCTCATGCAACTATTGccaaagaaaattctacagTTCTCAAGCTCTTGGGGGACACCAAAATGCCCACAAAAGGGAGAGAACTCTAGCTAAAAGAGCTCAAAGGATAGGAGTTCATGCAGCTTTTGGAGGGCACCCATATTTCCATCACAATCACTGTTCTAGCTTGGCTTCTTTTCCACTACAAGGTCCACACAATAGATCTCTGGGAATTGAAGTGCATTCTTCAATGATCCATGAACCTTCTCGTATGATCTCTTCATCAGCTGGGTTTGGAAATGTGTATGGGCACCCTAGTTGGAGTAGGCTTCCTATAAACCAACAACCAGCAATAGGGAAGTTATCAACGGAGAATTCCCATGCAATCTCAAGACCAGGATCAACCTCTCGAGCAAGTCTCGGCAGGTTCGACAACGTAATGAGGTCAAGAATGATGGGTTTGGGTTCTTCAGCTGATGATGGTCAGGTGATTGGTAATTCTTGGTGGTCaaatggtggtggtggtggtggtagtCTGAATCGGAAGACGGAGCTGCAAGAG cGTCCTAGtgatattaaatttcaaatattggaataa
- the LOC105772720 gene encoding uncharacterized protein LOC105772720 isoform X1, producing the protein MSLQRQHHSSSFPSCFRPSPTVDNTHKALPSPPPLPPPPPQTSGKTNLATSFYHTNLGLFSLTWSCTFLGHSLLLHLYPCSHFSPSSPTSLSFSTLLFHLHIKPFIFWKKYGNKKLSCDTTSNVHVFWDLSRAKFGSGPEPESGFYVALVVDGEMVLLVGDSIKEAYARTRVQKPGKPQALVSRREHLYGNKLYTTKARFGSKRKEISIECKAMKEGAELCFSVDNQRVLQIKRLKWKFRGNERIEVDGVSVQVSWDVYNWLFDQELNNGHAVFMFKFENDEAVSPLKEKEGIFLCQQSSPSIGEKMRKSMWMTARSSSSSSISTSSASSGGSSSVLEWASVEESELSAPTGFSLLVYAWKK; encoded by the coding sequence ATGTCCCTCCAACGCCAGCACCATTCCTCCTCCTTCCCTTCCTGCTTCCGCCCCTCCCCCACCGTTGACAACACCCACAAAGCGCTGCCGTCGCCTCCTCCTCtgccgccgccgccgccgcaAACCTCAGGTAAGACAAACCTTGCTACAAGTTTCTACCATACAAATCTAGGCCTTTTCTCCCTCACCTGGTCCTGTACCTTCCTTGGTCACTCTCTCCTCCTCCACCTCTATCCTTGCTCTCATTTCTCTCCCTCTTCGCCTACCTCCCTTTCCTTCTCCACCCTCCTTTTTCATCTCCATATCAAACCCTTCATTTTTTGGAAGAAATATGGGAATAAAAAACTCAGCTGCGATACTACCTCTAATGTCCATGTCTTTTGGGACCTTTCCAGGGCCAAGTTTGGATCCGGCCCTGAACCCGAATCTGGATTCTATGTTGCTCTTGTTGTTGACGGGGAAATGGTACTTCTTGTTGGTGATTCTATCAAAGAAGCTTATGCCCGAACTAGAGTTCAAAAGCCTGGGAAACCCCAAGCTCTTGTTTCGAGAAGAGAGCATCTATATGGCAACAAATTGTACACCACAAAAGCCAGATTTGGTAGCAAAAGGAAAGAAATCTCCATTGAATGTAAGGCCATGAAGGAGGGTGCAGAGCTTTGTTTTAGCGTTGATAACCAAAGGGTATTACAAATAAAGcgattaaaatggaaatttagaGGGAATGAGCGGATTGAAGTAGATGGGGTCTCAGTTCAAGTGTCGTGGGACGTATATAACTGGTTGTTTGATCAGGAATTAAACAATGGGCATGCAGTTTTCATGTTTAAGTTTGAGAATGACGAAGCAGTGAGTCCTTTGAAGGAGAAGGAAGGGATCTTTTTGTGTCAACAAAGTTCACCTAGTATTGGGGAAAAGATGAGGAAAAGCATGTGGATGACTGCTAGAAGCTCATCCTCTTCTTCAATATCGACGTCTTCAGCTTCATCAGGAGGAAGCTCGTCGGTGCTGGAATGGGCAAGCGTTGAGGAGAGCGAGTTAAGTGCTCCTACCGGCTTCTCTTTGCTTGTCTACGCCTGGAAAAAGTGa